The DNA region TGCTTCGTCCCGTATTTGTTGAGGAGGAGGACCCGCACGGGCGCACCGTGTTCCTGGGGAAGCGGTCTGCCGTTCATCTCATAGGCGAGGAGCGACCCGGGGTCCATCGCCACGGCCAGCGGCACCGACTCGGAGTAGCCGTCGGCGCTGCGCCAGATGATCGTCGCCGCCTCGGGCCGGACCCCGGCCAACCCGAGGATGTCCCGGACTCTCAATCCTCGCCACCGGGCGTTGCCGATCAAGTCGCCCCCGACCTCGTTGCTGATGCACTCCAGTGTCTGGTAGCGCTCCACCGGGGGCGCGGCCCTCACGAACTCCGCGTAGGAGAACCTTCGAGGATGAACGACAAGACCGGTGACCCCGAGCGACCACGCCGCGACGTCCACGGCGGGGTCGAAGGGATAATTCTTGGACACCTGATAGAACCGCGCGGTCGAGGTGACTTCGGCGGGCATCCCCCAGATCAAGCGAAACGCTCCCGAAGCCGCGGCGGCCGCTCCCGACATCCCGGCGGCGATCGTGGAGCCGGCCGCGTCTGCCCAGGCGCCGAGACGGGAGGTGGCGGCAGCCACGAACAGAATCAGCGCGGACCGGCGTAAGAGATCGCGGCGGGCGATCGCTCCAACGCTCGCAGGGGAGTCGCCGGCCCGTGGCGCGCGGGGCGTGAGAGATGAGGGAACGGAGCTCGGCCGGCCTGTCCGCATTCGGGGTTGCGCGGGCCGGCAGAACGCTGCCAGGAGCAGTCCGTACACCAAACTTCCGATCGCAAGGGGAAGTGCCGGCGCGGAAACGACCGTGGTGAGGGGCTCGCCCAGAATCCCTCCCTGGATGACCGGCAGAAAGACACAGGTAAGAAACGCCCACGTGACCGCGGCGGCGGCGAGTCCGAGAGTCAGGCGGGATCGACGCCCGGCCCGCGTTGCGCGCGCGTACGCCGCGCCCCCGAGGCCGAAACCGGCGAGGCCGGCCGCAACCGCCACCCCGAAGGCGACCGGTTTCGCGAGGTGTTGGAGCTCCGCGAGGAGCAGCGCGTACACCGGATACGGGAGCAGCCGGACCATCCGCTCGGCCAGCGCTTCTTGCGGCATCGGAGTGCCGGATGCCAGCCGATAGGCAACCAGCGCAAGCGTCGCGAGGGCTCCGGCTGCGACGCCGCTCCCGAACCCGGCCGCGTGACGTCCAGGTTCCCATCGCATCACTGGCTATGTACACCGGAAAGTCGTCTCGCCGGACACCGGGTGGAGATGCTAAGATCAAGATAAGCGTAGTTCTGACGGCGGCAACCCATCGGGGGGTGCGCCGCGATGGAGGGCGTCAGATCGGTTGGAGCGCCGCGGACGTGCTCGACCGCCTTGAGCGCGGCATGCCGTTCGGCGTTCTCGACGTGCGCAACCGCGACGATGGCGAACGGTTCGGGCTCGCGGGCCGCGGTGTCGTGGTGGCCATCAACGTTCCGTACTTTGAGATGCTCGAGATGGGCGGCAAGGAAAACATGGTCGACTCCGTCGTCGCCTACGTGGAGCAACACCTCGCGGAGTGGCTCCCCCGCGATGTGCCGATCCTCAGCGTGTGCGCCACGGGTGACACCTCCGAGGTCCGTCCCTCGCGGCTGCGACGGGCGCGACCT from bacterium includes:
- a CDS encoding molybdopterin-dependent oxidoreductase → MRWEPGRHAAGFGSGVAAGALATLALVAYRLASGTPMPQEALAERMVRLLPYPVYALLLAELQHLAKPVAFGVAVAAGLAGFGLGGAAYARATRAGRRSRLTLGLAAAAVTWAFLTCVFLPVIQGGILGEPLTTVVSAPALPLAIGSLVYGLLLAAFCRPAQPRMRTGRPSSVPSSLTPRAPRAGDSPASVGAIARRDLLRRSALILFVAAATSRLGAWADAAGSTIAAGMSGAAAAASGAFRLIWGMPAEVTSTARFYQVSKNYPFDPAVDVAAWSLGVTGLVVHPRRFSYAEFVRAAPPVERYQTLECISNEVGGDLIGNARWRGLRVRDILGLAGVRPEAATIIWRSADGYSESVPLAVAMDPGSLLAYEMNGRPLPQEHGAPVRVLLLNKYGTKQPKWLTGIQVADADAIGRWERLRLHHPAVVKTQSAFRAEMKAGTVVLLGGWAFAGSRGISGVDVSADGGRTWFSAVVKEALGENCWQFWSAEWTPPAPGEYALKVRAVDGAGTVQPGRWRRMPDGAEGYHEVRIHVAG